A window from Gossypium raimondii isolate GPD5lz chromosome 7, ASM2569854v1, whole genome shotgun sequence encodes these proteins:
- the LOC105793600 gene encoding pentatricopeptide repeat-containing protein At1g62930, chloroplastic-like — protein sequence MLKLGVKPNVVTFSTLIRGLCNRSKIFEAVSLFDEMIEKGYQPDLIVYTTVLDGVCKTGNTDGAIRYLRMMEERGFEPDVVAYSTVLDCLCKKGLLKEAHDLFFEMIKQGIKPNVVTYSILIDALCKQGMISKAEDIVGIMTKQGIKPNVVTYGIFIDTLCKMGEVSKAEVVVDVMRKQGIKPNVVMYSTLIDSLCKNGMVSEAEFIVGTMRKQGAEPNVITYNILMDSLCKNSMVSEAEDIFGRMRKQGIEPDVVTYNTLMQGMFQLRRVSNAYELWRKMLASGQVPNLVTYLILLDGLCKNGKLEMALKVFQDMRNSGLQLDTIFYTILIDGLCKAGHIEVAKELFCQLSVSGLEPSVYTYCIMINGVCKEGLPDEAYRLFKSMGDNDCLPNSCCYNVMIRGFFRNDYTTTSYGNGR from the coding sequence ATGTTGAAGCTAGGTGTTAAACCTAATGTTGTTACTTTTTCCACTTTGATTAGGGGACTTTGTAATCGAAGTAAGATTTTTGAGGCTGTGagtttgtttgatgaaatgattgagaaaGGGTATCAACCTGATTTAATTGTTTACACTACAGTACTGGATGGGGTGTGTAAAACTGGGAATACTGATGGAGCTATTAGGTATCTAAGGATGATGGAAGAAAGAGGTTTCGAACCTGATGTTGTAGCATATAGCACTGTCCTTGACTGTCTTTGTAAGAAGGGCTTGCTAAAGGAGGCTCATGATCTCTTCTTCGAAATGATAAAGCAAGGCATTAAGCCTAATGTCGTCACATATAGTATATTGATCGATGCGCTTTGCAAGCAAGGAATGATATCTAAAGCCGAAGATATTGTTGGCATAATGACAAAGCAAGGCATTAAGCCTAATGTTGTCACATATGGTATATTCATCGATACTCTTTGCAAGATGGGGGAGGTTTCTAAAGCCGAAGTTGTTGTTGACGTGATGAGAAAGCAAGGCATCAAACCTAATGTTGTCATGTATAGTACATTGATAGATTCGCTTTGCAAGAATGGTATGGTTTCTGAAGCTGAATTTATTGTTGGCACGATGAGAAAGCAAGGCGCTGAACCTAATGTTATCACGTATAATATATTGATGGATTCACTTTGCAAGAATAGTATGGTTTCTGAAGCTGAAGATATTTTTGGCAGAATGAGAAAGCAAGGCATTGAGCCTGATGTTGTCACATACAACACTCTGATGCAAGGTATGTTTCAGTTAAGGAGAGTTTCAAATGCATATGAACTTTGGAGAAAGATGCTTGCTTCTGGACAAGTTCCAAATCTGGTGACCTATTTGATTTTGCTGGATGGTTTATGCAAAAATGGGAAACTCGAAATGGCATTGAAAGTTTTTCAAGATATGCGGAATAGTGGGTTGCAACTCGATACCATCTTTTATACCATCCTAATTGATGGCTTGTGCAAAGCTGGGCATATCGAAGTTGCAAAGGAATTATTTTGTCAACTCTCAGTCAGTGGTCTAGAACCCAGCGTTTACACATATTGCATAATGATTAATGGAGTGTGTAAAGAGGGATTGCCAGATGAAGCATACCGGTTGTTTAAGAGCATGGGAGATAATGATTGTTTGCCTAACAGTTGCTGTTATAATGTAATGATCCGGGGATTTTTTCGAAATGACTATACCACAACTTCTTACGGAAATGGTCGGTAA